A section of the Castanea sativa cultivar Marrone di Chiusa Pesio chromosome 12, ASM4071231v1 genome encodes:
- the LOC142618597 gene encoding uncharacterized protein LOC142618597 isoform X1, giving the protein MAWVLIVASLVVLWVASLCKILYTSSSPSRNSFLTTGGAFQKRNVLLVVAHPDDESMFFSPTISYITSRGHNLHILCLSIGDADGKGNIRKEELYQACAILKVPLQQVKTLDHPELQDGFGRVWNHTLLAKIIEEEINSHGIDLIITFDRYGVSGHCNHCDVHYGVRSKLLRDTPQGNIEAWELVSTNILRKYIGPVDIWFSILDAMQHSGEVMHCLLNEHPQKSFLAMAQHSSQWVWFRKLFVAFSSYTYVNMLRRIECM; this is encoded by the exons ATGGCGTGGGTATTGATTGTTGCTTCTCTGGTAGTGCTCTGGGTAGCATCTCTCTGTAAAATTCTCTACACATCAAGCTCACCTTCCCGGAACTCATTCTTGACTACTG GTGGGGCTTTTCAGAAAAGGAATGTCTTGCTGGTTGTTGCTCACCCAGATGATGAGTCGAT GTTCTTTTCTCCAACAATAAGCTACATTACTTCTAGAGGGCATAATCTGCACATATTGTGCTTATCAATCG gTGATGCCGATGGCAAAGGGAATATAAGAAAAGAGGAGCTCTATCAAGCTTGTGCAATTCTCAAG GTTCCACTTCAACAAGTGAAGACTCTGGACCATCCTGAGTTGCAG GATGGTTTTGGCAGGGTTTGGAACCATACTTTATTGGCTAAgattattgaagaggaaattaATAGTCATGGCATTGACTTG ATTATTACTTTCGATAGATATGGTGTTTCAGGTCATTGTAATCATTGTGATGTGCATTATGGAGTACg cAGCAAGCTCTTGCGCGATACTCCACAAGGAAATATTGAGGCCTGGGAACTT GTCAGTACCAACATATTACGCAAGTATATTGGTCCGGTTGATATCTGGTTTTCCATTTTAGATGCCATGCAGCACTCAGGTGAAGTGATGCATTGCTTGCTAAATGAGCATCCCCAGAAGAGCTTCCTTGCAATGGCACAACACTCAAGCCAGTGGGTTTG GTTCCGCAAGCTTTTTGTAGCATTTTCCAGTTATACCTATGTGAACATGCTTAGAAGGATCGAGTGTATGTGA
- the LOC142618597 gene encoding uncharacterized protein LOC142618597 isoform X2, with protein sequence MAWVLIVASLVVLWVASLCKILYTSSSPSRNSFLTTGGAFQKRNVLLVVAHPDDESMFFSPTISYITSRGHNLHILCLSIGDADGKGNIRKEELYQACAILKVPLQQVKTLDHPELQDGFGRVWNHTLLAKIIEEEINSHGIDLIITFDRYGVSGHCNHCDVHYGVRKLLRDTPQGNIEAWELVSTNILRKYIGPVDIWFSILDAMQHSGEVMHCLLNEHPQKSFLAMAQHSSQWVWFRKLFVAFSSYTYVNMLRRIECM encoded by the exons ATGGCGTGGGTATTGATTGTTGCTTCTCTGGTAGTGCTCTGGGTAGCATCTCTCTGTAAAATTCTCTACACATCAAGCTCACCTTCCCGGAACTCATTCTTGACTACTG GTGGGGCTTTTCAGAAAAGGAATGTCTTGCTGGTTGTTGCTCACCCAGATGATGAGTCGAT GTTCTTTTCTCCAACAATAAGCTACATTACTTCTAGAGGGCATAATCTGCACATATTGTGCTTATCAATCG gTGATGCCGATGGCAAAGGGAATATAAGAAAAGAGGAGCTCTATCAAGCTTGTGCAATTCTCAAG GTTCCACTTCAACAAGTGAAGACTCTGGACCATCCTGAGTTGCAG GATGGTTTTGGCAGGGTTTGGAACCATACTTTATTGGCTAAgattattgaagaggaaattaATAGTCATGGCATTGACTTG ATTATTACTTTCGATAGATATGGTGTTTCAGGTCATTGTAATCATTGTGATGTGCATTATGGAGTACg CAAGCTCTTGCGCGATACTCCACAAGGAAATATTGAGGCCTGGGAACTT GTCAGTACCAACATATTACGCAAGTATATTGGTCCGGTTGATATCTGGTTTTCCATTTTAGATGCCATGCAGCACTCAGGTGAAGTGATGCATTGCTTGCTAAATGAGCATCCCCAGAAGAGCTTCCTTGCAATGGCACAACACTCAAGCCAGTGGGTTTG GTTCCGCAAGCTTTTTGTAGCATTTTCCAGTTATACCTATGTGAACATGCTTAGAAGGATCGAGTGTATGTGA